AATGTTTAGTCTTAGCTGAtttgatatgtattttatataataatcattataaaatttgacgAGAGGAGGCAGTATATCctcattaaagaatatattactttatataatttccTCAATATAAGTATCTTCACATGTGAAGACTACAAAAAACAGTTTGATTTCCTTGCTGCTCGTAGCTGACCCTGAATTTGGTAGTAATAattgtgatttatttttaacttaatatcgcCACCACGAATCTCCAAAAATGGAAATGTATATCCTGGAGCAATTGTATCATAACGTCCTGAATAAGAACATTTCACCTTGATGATTGAGTCTTCTTCCACAAGTCCATGGGGAGATGCAGCCAAAAATGGATACTCTGCATCAATGAAAACCCCACATTTGttaacaatttttctaattaattggGGATACTTTTTTATACCAGAACACTCATGTGCCTTCCCATGGGAAATAGGAgcagagaatttttttttgtttggtaaaGTCTGGCCCATGACATGACTTACATGTGTCACCAAATCTGGAGGCAGTCAATCTCCATTTCCGTTCTATTTTCCATGCAGGAGACGATGCTTGTAATCGAGTattcttctcaatttttatgATATCCTGATCAGATACAGCTAATAATGGGTAAAGGGCTGTGCCAAATAATCGTGATCGAAGATGGCTGCTTTCAGACTTGCAGACCCAAAGCTATATTTCCATGATGTATTTAATTGATCAATTCAAGATGGATCAATTTGAACTTGTCAACAAATTCAAGTCTGTTGAGGAAGCGCTCAGGTCGAGGATCATCGTGATTGTTGATAcctgaaatttagttttttacagTGAAAGTGGTATATATTAACATTTCTTAAACAACCCTCTGCACATTTTTTCACCCACTACGGGTTCTCTGCCATATAATTTTCTGGGACTTTTAAAAGTCTGTAGTGTCTCTGTAGAGGACTTTGATATATAGAGAATGCcataagaaacaaaattttccATTGTCAGGGGCCAGAAACCACATGTTTACAGGTGCCATGTGGACCGATTCCTGCCGCACATTCACAATGGCTATTAACGACCTCTCCTGATTTTGCGATGACGAactttacattataattaatttttttcatttcagctTAAACTATACcagaaaattgtgttttatgtATGTCTTCTTTTGATTCCACGAAGCTCAAGGCCAAGActgattctttcattttttcccctttgcaCATGGACAcaatatccaaattttgaatatcGTCCCCTACTTGCTGATGCATAACATAATGCTCAATGTGAGCCTTTGTTATAGGAGGAATAGAAGTCCTATCTGACTTAACGATACTTTTAAAGTCCCCAGAATCACGCCAGATTGGAATTGGAATCATGCCTGGGATCTGAGCAACTGGGTCTTTAAAGTCAGCGTTTCGTTCATACAAGAAAAGACGCTTTATCAAATCGGACTTTCTCCCCCTTGTCCTTGCACCTCGTTTGTTCAGTTCTCTCCAAAGCGCCAATAAAGCCCAGCTTGAATAATTAGAAGAATCCAGGGTTGAATAAATTACTTTCGTCTTCCCGCTTTTATAACTAATAAGCAATAAATAGGTAAGGAGTCAATAACTAATAACAACTAGTTAACTAGTCGTTAAcctgttttaaaaaatgggacttgctaagaataattttgaacttatttgaCATTAGCATCGAAATGAGGAGAGGCAGTCCATACTCGTCTAAAAACTTTTACATAAGAAAAAAggccattttcttgttgcctaacttTATAATAGTAACATTGACTGATATATGGATTAGTTTTAATGGATCTAAATCCAAATTGTAATTCAAGGACTACTAGCAAGAAGGACTTCatacttttcttatttcttgaaaagaatagattcttgaaattaacttcttggGTTGTTCAACTCATCTTTGGAAAACCACTTTGAGGCaagaatacttttaatttaattatcacttaataaaaattaaaatcactttcataaagtctcaaataagtaataacaatgaGTAATCAAATTTAAGGACTCATGTCAACTTCGTTTGAAGTCTCTCTCCTTGCTAGTAACTAGTATTCTTTGGCCGGATAATCATAACTATTATTCAGggaggtttattatttttccacaacGTGGAGCTACTCACTGGTGGTGTGTTTACATACGaatttaagtaaacaacgcACTTGCcccattgaatttattttagaaagggTGTTCACTACtcgagaattaaataataatgacaactactaaggaaaagaaaattctttctttatattaccaattaaaaattaaagggccacctaaaaaaacacaccgaatttacatcattatacatgtgtatataattaatctgattgaGATACTATAGTAAAgtatatacaaattcaaaacTTTCTCAGCTAAATTACCTAGAACCCactaaaaatattctaataaagaAAATCTTAGTCTTAAAAGTTGTCGGTTTATTCgtatgtataaaattaagatGAACAAGGGTAGTATTTTGACAAGAAatcattataatacatatataaagccTATACTATAAATGggattgaaaagttatttttggcaCAGATTTTTCATCTAAAACATAAATCATATCATTTAAACTTTGTTTAACGAGATTTTCTCCGATGATACTCAGGGTCTCACTCTCATCGATcgactcttcttcttcttccataaCTTCTTCAATCTGATTTctttcctcctcctcctcttcttcaGGTTCCTCTGTTACCGTTGGAAGATTCATGATGGTACGTAAGTGACGATCAAAGAAGTAGTCATAAACGTTTTGGTGATCGGTTAAAGTACTACGGTTTaaattctaaaagaaaaaagaaaaatacacttttatatcGTAAGTGAATAACTCATTATTTGCTAAAATCCATTTgaccaaataattaatttataaatacgtCAATATATAGGGTATATGTTGCAGTGTCCACTGGACTTGATTAAAAGTAAGCACCCTTCGTCAATTTGTGTCTCTGGAAAGGGTCttggaatataatttgaaaatgaaatttatcatgtcaataattttactcaattccactttttcagttattattcACATTAACGGTCTTGTTcagttattttgtaaattaacagatttcttactttaactgCAACGTAtacatagagaaagaaataatagAGGCGACAAGGAATTTTTATTGCCAGTTTGGTAAATCAGGGCAgtagtatattaaaattttcagtcTCCAGGAATGGACTGTAGGTCGATAACATCAGCTAAAGAGAAAAAGTTGATTGTTCAACCTTTTAATACGtgatcaaatttgaatatactttCCACAGTTGAGATTACAGATCTCAATCGACGAACTTCATATTctgtattcaatatttgtttataaattatagttatatacttttattaaaatgttaaaatattgtaCTGTTTACGTTTGCTCCAATTTGGACAAGGGTTTGTCATCTGGATGTAGTATCCATGATTTTCTAGAGACCCAGGTTAAACATAGCTTGAATCCTACACCaattttggtttttgaaatttattggaataaaattttaaataataatttttctggagaaaaatgtcaaagatGTATAGTCATTCACAgcaaattaaattgatttgaaaaaaatccagagttattctctaaaaattattttttttgtaagaaaagttgaaaaatgattttagggTTGACTGTATTTGATAGGTTCTTAGCTTgttatatattagatataatatattggaGAGAGTATGTTGTCCCTAAATAAAGAGGGGTACTACCCACTATATCATTTCTTTCTTTGGCATAGTTATCTTGTAATTATCTTTGCTGTCTAAGATCCCAAGTTGGTTATTCAAATCAGTGCTGGACAAATTAATAATGTAGTAAGTTTGAAAGCCAATATAACTCACTGAACTGATACGATGCACCCAATAAAGGAAGAACAATGAGCTGCTAGCTTACCTCCTGGGTGGCCTGGAAACAGGTAgatctttgaataataaattgttaataagataaaagtagattattttacatactttataacttttatttttgcatcttCTTCTCATGATACAAATTCATCAATGCAGAAGACACTAAATAATGATTACATTTATACAATGAAGGAGTCATGATGTAAGAGCGTACAAACAGATGCATTTTTATCTCGGTAAAGGGGGGTAAATAGCGGGAGACGAGGGCCCCAAGCCAAAGTTATTACCAAGCCCCGCAATCCTATCTCCGGTTGTGTATAGAGTTTTGGAGCTTATACTATcggaataattttttccatgttcattaattttctaCAGAAACTTTAGTATTAGCATAAAttcttaaaagattttatttcatcaaaatataacaGCTATTTGTGGTtcatttaagaattaaatgGAATGAATCGATGAAGTATACAGtgagatatgtattttttaagtataagaGTAGCAAGGGGTTGAGAAGACATAAGCTAATCTTGTATTAAGGGGTCAGGCAAGGGAACCCGAGAAAGCAACCCCTTACTCGAGCTGACCTCTTAATtcagttttcttatttttctaacaatgGGGcctgagcgttgtttacttatatttgtttgtaaacaaagtgacaGAGAGTGGTGCTGCATTgtgttaaaataatacaactcccttaatgataatatttttttattaaaaattaacaaaacgtATGTTACTAACATAGAAGGCACAGTGAAAAAATTTCTGAGAATGCACTGATATTGTAAGCATCAAGCTACAGATTGTCACAACACATTGcgaataatacatattttttttagtttgctcatgccctattataaaattaaaaactggaTATGACTACTTAGTGTGGTGACACTCTTAAAAAAGGTGCACTTAAACCAGATTTcactgtatatattattaaaaaaatagcttaaatGATGAAATGGTAGGAaattataacagaataattaatcaaataatataaatttttggttaaGATATATATAGGCTTTAATTAtactgataaataatattatttttcacttttatttatcaaaaatcccCACTGTCCCAACTTTTCTATAAGCTGTCTCAGTTTTTCACTTACATGAGGAATATCAGGGGGAGGTTTGGGCGATTGTAGCCcaaattgagaattttttgaaaaattatcacataggaagggaaaaaattcatgagaaaatgAGGTTAAGAATTTTTgtaaggatttcttttctacaaaaaaagtttattcttcCAATTAGGCtgtggagcaaaaaaaaatttacaaaaaactaaacCCCCATCCCACCCCACccccaaagaaaaataacaataacataataatatatatctaatccTGCGCACACCCCTGAATATTAGAACCAAGtactattaattatgatataaaattggtgttaaaagttacataatataagttttaaatattgcaaaataaatcaCGTCTCAATGTCCCTTCTATAAAGGGAGTAATatatcaaaaaggaaatttcgcgccaaatattttttattttgtcgcaaaatgactttaagaaattttaatatttaatatttctgacTCATTCTAAAATGAAGCATTtcaaatttaagtaaatatatttagtatgtaaaataataattattctatcaAGTGTACCTCTCCTGGTTCAAGTTCCTCGTCCTCAAAAGCTTTTTTATCAAACTCCAATTGTATATCCCTATCCATATTATGATTAAAAGGATCATAGTGCTGAGGCTCGCTCTTGACGGGCCTTTCGCGCATCCAGGTCTCTTCAGAATAAGGAATGAAATAACTGGTcgatgaatatttcttttttcgtcTACCGAATTCACCACTGAAATGAGTGATTCCGTCGACTTGGGAATAACCATTTCGATGTCGAAATgtgtctttatttttgatctaaaagatacaaatgaaattaatttatagttcATTATGAATGTTTGCAAAATGATTTAAAGTGGAATTATTTATCTTGACTTATCATGAAGTAGTAGAATTAAGCTTCTCAGTCAAGAAACATACGAgacaactttttttggaaaactattttaaatactcTGATCCTtccttatcttttttataagacACACTAAGTTTTAGCTACAAATGGTcattgctacattgttatttcttaaatcaagtagTCACGCTTTTCTGAGACAGTAAGCGTGCACTTAAAAATGAGGCATGGACAGGTTGATTATTTCATCAACTGAATACTAAAAACGAATCCAAATCACATTTATGAGCAGTGATCTTAATTGATAGCTTTTACAGCATGTTAAAAAACTGacaatcaacatggtaaccccgacaattttttgaagaacGTTTTACAGAAGTGCAGTTTAGATGTAATCACGTTTAACAAATCAGCTACAAGTAGCTATGATGAGGGGGAAGAAATAAAACTTCCAATATAAGTAGGAATTATTCGGATGTCAATCGTCAAttatactttgagtccaacaaggacttatatacaattataactccgcaatgAAATCCACTgagttactctctgtcttttacgAGAACATgtaaatgttcaatccggtttcggATATATCAATGATggcttgtatgtagtagaaaaggatgtttactCCTAACTTACTCCTAGTAACTAAATAATAAGGATAGCAGCGTAGCAtcagaaaattcaatttacaGGGACACAACTCCAAAAAAtgagccagctaaaaaatacaaccgATTACCATGATGgtctttttaaatgaatatttataatttttttctctatatatattataacactTTATAGAAGCATTTTAATggttaaaatgtttttccacTCCTcggttaaataataaatgtgattaGGATTAAGAAAGAATCAGGAAATCTCCGTTGAATTGTTTTACTAGACCTTTGAGAAAATCAGGATTATATTAGATCATTTATTTGCTGTGTGAGTCATTCAACTTTCAgccggaaaaaaaaatattgaaaatcaatttcttataaCATACAAAGTAAGTACCTTTACATATAAGAGACATCGATATATTTATGGCTTTGCCCTACATTCGCTTAATTGAGAAACAATCAAATGCTATTCTCGCGTTTTACAtgatagaaatattttcttcgttgatttttttaagatattcatTTGAGTTTGAACGGTTGAGATCAGTGTCAAtttcaaaaacaagaaaaaaattcaaggaaagGCCGACGTCAGCACTCCATTAATTATGAACCATGACCAAAATTATTGTCAAATGGCAAcaaggaataattttaaaatattttcaacattaTTATAGGTCTCAGTTAAGAGGGCGTGAGGGTATTTGTGAAAATTTGTTCATGGAGTGTCATTTTGTAGTTGCAGcctgaaaatgtttttttttttattttacaaaggtgttataattattctgttGTACTTTAATTGAGAAAGTATAATTACTACTTGTGCATGAAAGACGAAGACTAACACAGATGATTAGTTGCATAGTTATAAGtggaagtccttgttggactcggagtagaattgaggatcaattcGTCGTATTGCCAGCCAATAGAGCGTTTACAGATCACGTTGTCATAGTTTGGATTAGATATATGCACTGGATGATAGTGCACGAAACCTCGTAATAACATGTCCCCTTAGACAGTAGTTCCCAAAGTTTTTGTGTCCAAAGCTCACCAAAAGACAATAGAATTTTCGTGATACACCCACTTTAAATAAACCaatcatttggattattataagcaattaaaaataatgtataattgtcacaaatcgtacggcacacttgaacttccaatatattaaatttaatcgtAATCAGAAAGAGTTGTCACCTATACGAGCAAAAATATGAGCGGTAGCGCACATACAAAATTACTAACAAATCACATAATTATATcacaaagaagaagaataaattaacgTCATCTGTTGTATCTGAAAAACGAGAACTTGCAGGAGGAAAATTTTTCTCGTAGCCAAGGTAATCTCCGGGAACTAACAAgcaaatttgtcatttttttatgccTTGCTGCCTTCCCAAAAACAATACTGCCCTACATTGATCCCTTCCTCAATATTGacaaccatttttataaatgatccgCACGATATACCTTATTCATGCAAGTAAGTATAGTGtccaatgtaaatattaaacCATTAGCTCTATTgctgaattataaattatcataatgcTTAAGGAAATTTTAAGTAATCACCTCTGAAGATCAATCAAAAAGCATACTAAAGTATGTAAACTCATACATGTTTGAGAGGGGTAGATAAGATTAATGTAAATAGAGGCGTAATTATGGGGGAGAGGGGGACTTGGGAATGAAATTTGGTTAAAGTAAGTAGGTCAATTCATAgcttaaatgaaaatatgtaagtacataATGACTAAgtcattaataaaagaaaataatcgaTTTTATAACGTGACaagaattattatcaaaattcgTGAGGAAAGCTTATAAACCATAGATTTATGCTTAATTTATATGGGTATGTATTATGAATGTATATGAAATCAATATTGTTTACGATGTTATGCCTATGTGTGTGTATCTTATGCACGCTCGATCCACGTGTAGGACCACAAttatcccaaaataaaaaagttacaattaGTATTGTTCGGTATACTGTTATAATCAACGTTCATAACATTGTTAAGGAGAAAAGAAGCTGACAACAAGGTACAGAGGATTTTGTTtccagctgtcgatgtttctgtcTCACacgcaataacagcctcaatacgccGGTGAATAGATTATCAGCTCTTGACACTGAATGCTGTGTGCATGCCGTAACACATTGTCAAGATAGCAGCTCgcagcaaatccaaatttggatgagaggtgcggcagacatttttctccaagacaccctaAACTGCACAGTCCAGGgtgttgaggtcagggctgaaGAAGGCCACatagaggcaggccagaagtcagccatgcTGTTTCTGCAGAAGCTATGGTACTTCTTGGCTAGATGGGGCTTTAATGgccttcttgatgt
The sequence above is drawn from the Lepeophtheirus salmonis chromosome 5, UVic_Lsal_1.4, whole genome shotgun sequence genome and encodes:
- the LOC121118128 gene encoding uncharacterized protein, with the protein product MTRIMTSATFNPNTTIPRGGKLIAISDIRPIRSNQSKVVPGMTVTGKGVQLEIKNKDTFRHRNGYSQVDGITHFSGEFGRRKKKYSSTSYFIPYSEETWMRERPVKSEPQHYDPFNHNMDRDIQLEFDKKAFEDEELEPGENLNRSTLTDHQNVYDYFFDRHLRTIMNLPTVTEEPEEEEEEERNQIEEVMEEEEESIDESETLSIIGENLVKQSLNDMIYVLDEKSVPKITFQSHL